In Chelmon rostratus isolate fCheRos1 chromosome 9, fCheRos1.pri, whole genome shotgun sequence, the following proteins share a genomic window:
- the mtmr7a gene encoding myotubularin-related protein 7a produces the protein MEHIRLPKVENVRLLDRVSPRRRRVGTLYLTATHTIFVENEAGVRNETWVLHSLVCSVEKQSATASGCPLIIHCKNFQVLHFVIPRERECQDVHLSLQRLSQPESYEELYCFSYKPNIDEEERRQEWDFLDLMADYSRMGLPNSLWKLSPVNQHYKVSDTYPADLFVPESATPPVIVGSSKFRSRGRFPTLSYYSKENHAAICRSSQPLSGFSARCLEDEQMLEAILRSNPRSDFMYVVDTRPKLNAIANRAAGKGYENEDNYSNIKFQFIGIENIHVMRNSQQKMLEVCELRSPSMSDFLEGLENSGWLKHIKAVVDAGIFIAKAVAEEGVSVLVHCSDGWDRTAQVCSVACVLLDPHYRTLRGLMVLIEKDWVSFGHKFSHRCNHQVGDPKEVSPIIDQLLECVWQLMEQFPCAFEFNERFLITIHSHIYSCQYGNFIGNNQRERMELGLRDRTHSLWSYLWTNQADYINPLYRPDHSQTQGLLRPSTAPYCFKFWRGLYNRFDRGMHPRQSVEDYLSAIQEETQQLEDQLASHKQKIAQLEQEQGWRSANQKEATFDKSPTAWARGNDLGLANTPQDYTGGFITSSPCQPKAPDSTLILLPKDLNQSSETSLSNGSDQESGIADLSCRSPLSEDSARDPDSDEAAYSAA, from the exons ATGGAGCACATCCGACTACCAAAG gtggagaATGTCAGGCTGCTTGACAGAGTCTCCCCCAGAAGGAGAAGGGTGGGCACCCTCTACCTGACGGCCACGCACACCATCTTTGTGGAGAACGAGGCTGGAGTGCGCAATGAAACCTGG GTGCTTCACAGCTTGGTGTGCAGTGTGGAGAAACAGTCTGCCACAGCGTCGGGCTGTCCTCTGATCATCCACTGCAAGAACTTCCAGGTTCTTCACTTTGTCATACCTCGAGAGCGGGAGTGCCAGGATGTTCACCTGTCCCTGCAGCGCCTCTCCCAACCAG AGAGTTACGAGGAGCTGTATTGCTTCTCCTATAAGCCTAACATTgacgaggaggagagacggCAGGAATGGGACTTCTTGGACCTCATGGCTGATTACAGCAGAATGGGACTTCCAAACTCCCTGTGGAAACTCTCCCCTGTCAACCAACACTACAAG GTGAGTGACACTTACCCCGCTGACCTCTTTGTGCCCGAGTCTGCCACACCTCCGGTCATAGTGGGGAGCTCCAAGTTCAGAAGCCGGGGCAGATTTCCTACTCTGTCGTACTACTCCAAAGAAAATCAT GCTGCCATCTGCCGCAGCAGCCAGCCCCTGTCAGGTTTCAGCGCTCGCTGCCTGGAGGATGAACAGATGCTGGAGGCCATCCTGAGGTCCAATCCCCGCAGCGACTTCATGTATGTGGTGGACACGAGGCCTAAG CTGAATGCCATCGCGAACCGAGCTGCAGGAAAGGGCTACGAAAACGAAGACAACTACTCCAACATTAAATTCCAGTTCATCGGCATCGAGAACATCCATGTCATGAGAAACAGCCAACAAAAAATGCTGGAAG TGTGTGAGCTGCGTTCCCCCTCCATGTCCGACTTCCTGGAAGGTCTGGAGAACTCAGGCTGGCTGAAGCACATCAAAGCTGTTGTGGATGCAGGCATCTTCATCGCTAAG gcTGTTGCTGAGGAGGGTGTCAGTGTCCTGGTTCACTGCTCAGACGGGTGGGACCGCACTGCCCAGGTGTGTTCAGTGGCCTGTGTGCTGCTGGATCCTCACTACAGGACCCTCAGGGGACTCATG GTTCTCATCGAGAAAGACTGGGTCTCATTTGGGCACAAGTTCTCTCACAG atgcaaccacCAGGTCGGAGACCCTAAAGAGGTATCTCCCATCATCGATCAGTTGCTGGAGTGCGTGTGGCAGCTCATGGAGCAGTTCCCCTGTGCCTTTGAGTTCAACGAGAGGTTCCTCATCACCATTCACAGCCACATCTACTCCTGCCAGTACGGCAACTTCATTGGCAACAACCAGCGGGAGAGGATGGAGCTGGG ACTGCGTGACAGGACTCACTCTTTGTGGAGTTATCTGTGGACGAACCAGGCAGACTACATCAACCCTCTGTACCGACCAGACCACAGCCAGACGCAGGGGCTCCTCCGGCCATCTACCGCCCCCTACTGCTTTAA GTTTTGGAGAGGACTGTACAACCGTTTTGACCGGGGGATGCATCCTCGACAGTCTGTGGAGGATTATCTGAGCGCCATCCAAGAGGAGacccagcagctggaggacCAGCTGGCTTCACACAAACAG AAAATTGCTCAactggagcaggagcagggGTGGAGGAGTGCTAACCAGAAAGAAGCCACCTTTGATAAGAGCCCCACAGCGTGGGCTCGCGGTAATGACCTCGGTCTGGCCAACACCCCTCAGGACTACACCGGGGGCTTTATCACCAGCAGCCCCTGTCAGCCCAAAGCGCCCGACAGCACCCTGATCCTCCTGCCCAAGGACTTGAATCAGTCGTCTGAAACCAGCCTCTCAAACGGCAGCGACCAGGAGTCGGGGATCGCGGACCTGAGCTGCCGTTCGCCCCTCAGCGAGGACAGCGCCAGGGATCCGGACTCTGATGAGGCTGCCTACTCAGCTGCCTGA